The following proteins come from a genomic window of Tindallia californiensis:
- a CDS encoding NADH-quinone oxidoreductase subunit NuoF has product MRIVVGQGSCGIAAGASKVSKAFEEEIASRNAPIQLELTGCCGTCYLEPVVDIYDDANTKKTYVMVTPEMVGEIIDSELHGKTPVESQLISEEDLDAQQKQKKVALQNAGHINPEDISEYIEKEGYQAIEKCLKKMTPAEVINEIKISGLRGRGGAGFPTWFKWNAAYQQQSTPKYMVCNADEGDPGAFMDRSILEGDPHGVIEGMMIGGYATGANEGIFYVRAEYPLAIERLQKAIDQAREKGILGKNIMGSGFDFDLWIKAGAGAFVCGEETALIASLEGERGMPRLKPPFPAQKGFWQQPTNINNVETLANIPWIFRNGGAAFAAMGTEKSKGTKVFALAGKTKKGGLVEIPMGLTLREVIYDIGGGILDDKAFKAVQMGGPSGGCIPAHLLDTPVDYESITETGAIMGSGGMVVMDETTCMVGMAKFFLDFTRKESCGKCIHCRMGTMRMLEILTRITEGEGKEGDIELLEELCERVKEGSLCALGGTAPNPVLTTLQYFRDEYEAHIYDKKCPSHQCTQLLTYTVSETTCVGCGICKKNCPTDAITGNNKELHVIHQDLCIKCGKCKTVCPFKAIDVD; this is encoded by the coding sequence ATGAGAATCGTTGTCGGCCAGGGCAGCTGTGGAATTGCAGCAGGTGCCAGCAAAGTAAGTAAAGCTTTTGAAGAAGAAATAGCATCCCGCAACGCACCTATTCAACTGGAGCTTACCGGATGCTGTGGCACCTGTTACCTTGAACCGGTTGTGGATATCTATGATGATGCCAATACGAAAAAGACCTATGTAATGGTCACTCCTGAAATGGTGGGAGAAATCATCGATAGCGAGTTGCATGGAAAAACACCTGTTGAAAGCCAACTGATCAGCGAAGAAGATCTAGATGCTCAGCAAAAACAAAAAAAAGTGGCATTGCAAAATGCTGGTCATATTAACCCAGAAGATATCAGTGAGTATATTGAAAAAGAAGGTTATCAGGCGATCGAAAAATGCCTTAAGAAAATGACTCCTGCCGAAGTCATCAATGAGATTAAAATTTCCGGACTGCGTGGTCGTGGAGGAGCCGGCTTTCCTACCTGGTTTAAATGGAACGCGGCATATCAACAGCAATCAACCCCTAAATACATGGTCTGTAATGCTGACGAAGGTGATCCTGGTGCTTTTATGGATAGAAGTATTTTAGAAGGTGACCCTCATGGCGTGATTGAAGGTATGATGATTGGCGGTTATGCCACCGGAGCCAACGAAGGTATTTTTTATGTTCGGGCAGAATATCCGCTGGCTATTGAACGATTGCAAAAGGCAATTGACCAGGCCCGTGAAAAAGGAATCCTTGGAAAAAACATTATGGGTTCTGGATTTGATTTCGACCTTTGGATTAAAGCTGGTGCTGGCGCTTTCGTTTGTGGAGAGGAAACAGCCTTGATCGCTTCTCTGGAAGGCGAAAGAGGTATGCCAAGACTTAAACCTCCGTTCCCAGCTCAAAAGGGCTTCTGGCAACAGCCTACTAATATTAATAATGTTGAAACCTTGGCAAATATCCCTTGGATTTTCCGTAATGGCGGTGCTGCTTTTGCGGCCATGGGAACTGAGAAAAGTAAAGGAACAAAGGTTTTTGCTCTTGCCGGCAAAACAAAAAAAGGTGGTCTGGTAGAAATTCCTATGGGCCTCACGCTTCGAGAAGTCATTTACGACATCGGCGGCGGCATTCTTGACGACAAAGCTTTTAAAGCCGTTCAGATGGGCGGTCCTTCTGGTGGCTGTATTCCTGCCCACTTGCTGGATACACCTGTTGATTATGAATCAATCACTGAAACTGGAGCCATCATGGGATCCGGCGGAATGGTTGTTATGGATGAAACAACCTGTATGGTAGGCATGGCAAAGTTCTTTCTTGATTTTACAAGAAAAGAATCTTGTGGAAAATGTATTCACTGTCGAATGGGTACCATGCGAATGTTAGAAATACTCACTCGGATTACAGAAGGTGAAGGAAAAGAAGGCGATATTGAATTACTAGAAGAACTATGCGAACGTGTTAAAGAAGGCTCCTTATGTGCTTTAGGCGGAACAGCACCTAACCCGGTATTAACTACTTTGCAATATTTCCGAGACGAATATGAAGCACATATTTATGATAAAAAGTGCCCTTCTCATCAATGCACTCAGCTTTTGACTTATACCGTATCTGAAACAACCTGTGTAGGTTGTGGAATATGTAAGAAAAATTGTCCAACGGATGCCATCACTGGTAATAATAAAGAACTTCACGTGATTCATCAAGATCTTTGTATTAAATGCGGAAAATGTAAAACCGTCTGTCCTTTCAAGGCAATTGACGTAGACTAA
- the nuoE gene encoding NADH-quinone oxidoreductase subunit NuoE: MQCCGGNGLQAPEQTVSNSDLSLIKSVLDQYKDKPGSLITILQKSQDIYGYLPIDVLDHIAEVTGIKAPNVYGVATFYTQFRLEPIGKYLIMLCMGTACHVNGAGPVYDAICDELKIVDGETTEDGLFTLNNVACLGCCSLSPVMMINGETHAKLTPDSTRKILRELRKYDKKQTGKEA; this comes from the coding sequence ATGCAATGTTGTGGAGGAAATGGCCTACAGGCTCCGGAACAAACGGTTTCCAATTCAGATTTATCTCTGATTAAGTCTGTTCTCGATCAGTATAAGGATAAACCCGGAAGCTTAATTACTATTTTGCAAAAGTCTCAAGACATCTATGGTTATTTACCCATAGATGTTTTAGATCATATTGCTGAAGTAACCGGCATCAAGGCACCGAATGTTTATGGAGTTGCTACCTTTTATACCCAATTCCGCCTTGAACCCATCGGCAAATATCTAATTATGCTCTGCATGGGAACCGCTTGTCATGTTAATGGCGCCGGCCCTGTCTATGATGCAATCTGTGATGAGTTGAAAATTGTTGATGGAGAAACAACAGAAGACGGTCTCTTCACCTTGAATAATGTTGCCTGTCTGGGATGTTGCAGTCTGTCACCTGTTATGATGATCAATGGAGAAACGCATGCAAAACTTACTCCGGATAGTACACGTAAAATCCTGCGTGAATTGCGCAAGTATGACAAAAAACAAACAGGTAAGGAGGCGTAG
- a CDS encoding class D sortase, which yields MKKLSIFLIIAGILIALYPLGSYLYGGFGQARLMRELEQQSSLTEDFISANENVAEEYEGLQSIFETYDEEEEEIKEEVELKIQEGEAGKLLGTLEIPKINAEMPVVLGASQENLRIAAALMEGTTPIGEIGNAAIAAHRSHTYGRFFNRLDEMELGDEIIISTPQERFTYIVYEIKIVEPDDLSVLNRNRRDRVVTLITCDPIYEATHRLIIHGVIKDA from the coding sequence ATGAAAAAACTTTCGATTTTTTTGATAATAGCAGGTATATTAATAGCTCTGTATCCTTTGGGGAGCTACCTTTACGGTGGGTTTGGACAAGCCAGACTAATGAGAGAACTAGAACAACAAAGTTCATTAACAGAAGATTTTATTTCTGCGAATGAAAACGTAGCAGAAGAATATGAAGGATTACAGAGTATTTTTGAAACCTATGATGAAGAAGAGGAAGAAATAAAAGAGGAGGTGGAACTGAAAATCCAAGAAGGAGAAGCAGGCAAACTTCTAGGAACACTGGAAATACCAAAAATAAATGCGGAGATGCCAGTAGTATTAGGTGCCAGTCAAGAAAATTTAAGGATTGCGGCTGCGTTGATGGAAGGGACAACGCCTATTGGAGAGATAGGTAATGCTGCAATTGCAGCTCATCGAAGTCATACCTATGGGAGGTTTTTTAATAGGTTAGATGAAATGGAGCTAGGTGATGAAATTATTATTTCTACTCCGCAAGAAAGGTTTACCTATATTGTCTATGAAATTAAAATAGTTGAACCAGATGATTTATCAGTCCTTAATCGGAATCGCAGGGACAGGGTGGTTACGCTAATTACCTGTGACCCTATCTATGAAGCAACACATCGGTTGATAATACATGGTGTTATCAAGGATGCGTAG
- a CDS encoding BTAD domain-containing putative transcriptional regulator, which translates to MTNKCDQVSITTLGSFDVFKGGQSLISMHPGSKKIWELFKFMLTYRGRSFTPEALVEALWPTEDYADPRGALRRQMHRLRQFFHESGAEHQCGTLIIFKNGYYQWNSDSLTSVDCELFEKAIEKADSFKKSDPSTALQHYREAVSLYHGEYLPDCSEHQWVFSVRNLYRRLFLKAILALGELTSSQKDYQAFLPICEKAIQLDYYEEDFHLLYMNTLMHVGEKKTALQHYEQITGFLYHEMGIKPSSAMKSMYKRILSTQEVHNSLDSLHAELEKSTTSETAFFCEPTVFRSIYELEWRRSERDGYQTVIGLLTIAASVFNESLDKNMLKDFGSHLIRSLRKGDVVTKWNNTQFLVLLPGLTEDLMNQVISRILTSYSHITETSPSSVAFEIRQVLPPQNIISNSANSKSPTVTKHSSDA; encoded by the coding sequence ATGACAAATAAATGCGATCAAGTAAGCATTACCACTTTAGGCAGTTTTGATGTTTTTAAAGGAGGCCAGTCATTAATATCCATGCATCCTGGCTCTAAAAAAATCTGGGAGCTTTTTAAGTTTATGCTTACGTATAGAGGACGGTCTTTTACTCCTGAAGCTTTGGTTGAAGCTTTGTGGCCTACCGAAGACTATGCTGATCCAAGAGGCGCATTACGTCGACAGATGCATCGCCTACGTCAATTTTTCCATGAATCAGGAGCTGAACATCAATGTGGTACTTTGATTATTTTTAAAAACGGCTACTATCAGTGGAACTCGGATTCCCTGACTTCTGTAGATTGTGAACTTTTTGAAAAGGCAATTGAAAAGGCCGATAGTTTCAAAAAATCAGATCCTTCTACAGCTTTACAGCACTATAGAGAAGCCGTATCACTTTATCATGGGGAATATCTGCCGGACTGTTCTGAGCATCAGTGGGTTTTTTCTGTGAGAAATCTTTATCGCCGGCTTTTTTTAAAGGCTATCTTGGCTTTAGGTGAGCTTACCAGTTCTCAGAAAGATTATCAGGCGTTTTTACCAATTTGCGAAAAAGCTATTCAGTTAGATTATTATGAAGAGGATTTTCACTTGTTATATATGAATACATTGATGCATGTTGGGGAAAAGAAGACAGCTCTTCAGCATTATGAACAGATAACAGGTTTTTTATATCATGAGATGGGTATTAAGCCTTCCAGCGCTATGAAATCAATGTATAAAAGAATTCTCTCCACTCAAGAAGTTCATAACTCTCTCGATTCTCTCCATGCAGAACTAGAAAAGAGCACTACTTCTGAAACTGCTTTTTTCTGTGAACCGACAGTTTTCAGATCTATCTATGAACTAGAGTGGAGACGAAGTGAGCGTGATGGCTATCAAACCGTCATTGGCCTTCTGACAATTGCCGCTTCTGTATTTAATGAATCTTTAGATAAAAACATGCTGAAAGATTTCGGGAGTCATCTCATCCGTTCCCTGCGCAAGGGAGATGTCGTAACTAAATGGAACAATACGCAGTTTTTAGTCTTATTACCAGGCTTAACCGAGGATCTAATGAATCAAGTTATTTCTCGCATTCTCACCTCTTATAGCCATATAACCGAAACCTCACCATCATCTGTTGCATTTGAAATACGTCAAGTACTGCCTCCTCAGAATATTATTTCAAACTCTGCGAATTCAAAGTCGCCAACTGTGACAAAACACTCATCCGATGCGTAG
- a CDS encoding cache domain-containing protein, with product MSENWKKQRWLVPLLIPILLFIVFNTWYSLPKLHNSMLQERQNQIQDHTRIGRSILSHFYSMEQEGILEREEAQLQAKQLIRSLRFGPHNKDYFWINNDEPTLVVHPFSPHLEGVDLSKEEWDKHQLFVSFVELVENEGGGFLEYKWQYYDHSNRVETKISYVTGFDPWNWIIGTGLYLDDMETKLEAQQNINFIFIITSAQLMLVGLVIYRLTTNRKNKNNP from the coding sequence ATGAGTGAGAACTGGAAAAAGCAAAGGTGGCTGGTACCTCTCCTAATTCCTATCTTATTATTTATTGTATTTAATACATGGTATTCACTTCCAAAACTTCATAACAGCATGCTTCAAGAAAGGCAAAATCAAATACAGGACCATACTCGTATAGGACGGTCCATCCTTTCTCACTTTTATTCAATGGAACAAGAGGGAATATTAGAGAGGGAAGAAGCTCAATTACAAGCAAAGCAACTGATAAGAAGCCTTCGATTCGGGCCCCATAATAAAGACTATTTTTGGATTAATAACGATGAACCAACACTGGTCGTTCATCCATTTAGCCCACATTTGGAAGGGGTAGATTTATCAAAGGAGGAATGGGACAAACATCAACTCTTTGTGAGCTTTGTGGAATTAGTAGAAAATGAAGGTGGTGGATTTTTAGAGTATAAATGGCAATATTATGACCATTCAAACAGGGTTGAAACGAAAATATCTTATGTTACTGGTTTTGACCCTTGGAACTGGATTATAGGAACTGGTTTGTACCTGGATGATATGGAAACCAAATTGGAAGCCCAGCAAAATATTAACTTTATCTTCATAATAACATCGGCTCAGCTTATGTTGGTTGGGTTAGTGATTTATCGTCTGACGACAAATCGAAAAAACAAAAATAATCCTTAA
- a CDS encoding ABC1 kinase family protein, producing the protein MKGSGEASRFREIVAVLIKHGIQEGLKGIQDPVQWRMALEELGPTFVKIGQILSSRPDLLSEPFLIEFQKLQNHVKPESSDNSYFLIQQEFGLTPAELFDYFEPEPFASASLAVVHRGRLKTGENVAIKVQRKGVREIFLRDIQLLRRLTRFLRPLLHSQVINPQEVVDELRTAAEKELDFLSEASNLKIFRHNHSDEPSISAPIVYDALTTSKVLTMEYIDGITSMSRNTLLQHHYDPDHLATTLADNYFKQVLADGFFHGDPHPGNFLIRKNQIVYIDFGQVGVLSSSMQKKLNYLLLGIAGRNIEQITQAVLSIGIRRGEVNSMALHSDLERLFNRYIDQPISDIELTSLLDELLFTARKNQLAMPSEFTMMLKGMMTLEGVLADLAPKIQLMDIAIPYSKKHLLAEHTWKDELQDHLQAWFYVSRHLPRLPVKLTEVMNQALAGKLTVQMEHRNLEKSISALQDMVNRLVLSILIAALIVGSSIVINAEAGPTMRGISLIGFLGYAGSAVIGTWLIIAILRSYRKK; encoded by the coding sequence ATGAAAGGTTCTGGTGAAGCCAGTCGTTTTAGAGAAATTGTTGCTGTTCTTATTAAACATGGAATTCAAGAAGGTCTTAAAGGCATTCAAGATCCGGTTCAATGGCGTATGGCTCTGGAAGAGCTTGGTCCTACCTTTGTTAAAATTGGTCAGATATTATCCAGCAGGCCCGACTTGCTTTCAGAGCCTTTTCTTATAGAGTTTCAAAAACTTCAAAATCATGTTAAACCAGAAAGTTCGGACAATTCCTATTTTCTAATCCAACAAGAATTTGGTTTAACACCAGCAGAACTCTTTGATTATTTTGAACCAGAACCTTTTGCTAGTGCTTCTTTAGCCGTGGTTCATCGGGGGAGGCTTAAAACTGGCGAAAATGTAGCTATAAAAGTCCAACGTAAAGGTGTCCGGGAAATTTTCCTGCGAGACATCCAATTGTTGCGCCGTTTAACGCGTTTTCTTCGTCCTTTATTGCATAGTCAGGTGATCAACCCACAAGAGGTGGTGGATGAGCTTCGTACTGCTGCAGAAAAAGAGCTGGATTTTTTGTCTGAAGCTAGTAATCTGAAAATATTTCGCCACAACCATAGCGATGAACCATCCATTAGCGCCCCCATTGTCTACGATGCTCTCACTACTTCAAAAGTTCTGACAATGGAATATATTGATGGTATTACATCTATGTCACGAAACACATTGCTCCAACATCATTATGACCCCGATCATTTAGCGACCACCTTGGCCGATAACTATTTTAAGCAGGTTTTAGCCGATGGTTTTTTCCATGGTGATCCTCACCCGGGAAACTTTTTAATTCGCAAGAATCAAATTGTTTATATTGATTTTGGGCAGGTAGGCGTTTTGTCATCTAGTATGCAAAAAAAACTTAATTATCTGCTACTAGGTATTGCGGGAAGAAATATTGAGCAAATTACTCAAGCTGTACTTTCCATCGGTATCCGTCGTGGCGAAGTAAATAGTATGGCTCTCCACTCTGATCTCGAAAGGCTTTTTAACCGGTATATTGATCAGCCAATCTCAGACATTGAGCTTACCTCTTTGCTTGATGAATTGCTATTTACAGCCAGAAAAAACCAGCTAGCAATGCCTTCTGAGTTTACCATGATGCTCAAAGGAATGATGACCTTAGAAGGAGTTCTAGCTGATTTAGCTCCTAAAATCCAACTGATGGATATTGCGATACCTTATTCAAAAAAACACTTATTAGCTGAGCATACGTGGAAAGATGAACTACAAGACCATTTGCAGGCTTGGTTTTACGTTTCTCGACATTTACCTCGTCTGCCCGTCAAATTGACAGAAGTGATGAACCAAGCTCTCGCCGGTAAGCTAACCGTCCAAATGGAACACCGAAATTTGGAAAAAAGCATTTCAGCTTTGCAGGATATGGTTAACCGATTAGTTTTATCCATATTAATTGCTGCCTTAATTGTCGGTTCCTCTATTGTGATCAATGCAGAGGCTGGCCCTACCATGAGAGGCATTTCTCTTATTGGCTTTTTAGGATATGCTGGTTCTGCCGTGATCGGTACGTGGTTAATCATTGCAATCTTAAGATCCTACCGCAAAAAATAA
- a CDS encoding phasin family protein: MKSMEGTLKNIVLAGIGTVSYSYEKGKALIDEMVAKGELTMKEGEDLTGELKAFFNRNAKNKTRHWFDDAVNRILEEMHVTTKEETNQLKKEIDAIESRLTLLEQQITTSQQSED; the protein is encoded by the coding sequence ATGAAATCAATGGAAGGTACCTTAAAAAACATAGTATTGGCTGGTATTGGAACTGTTTCCTATTCCTATGAAAAAGGAAAAGCACTAATCGATGAAATGGTTGCCAAAGGAGAACTTACTATGAAAGAAGGAGAAGATTTAACCGGAGAGCTTAAAGCTTTCTTTAACCGCAATGCTAAAAACAAAACACGTCATTGGTTTGATGATGCTGTTAATCGCATCTTAGAGGAAATGCATGTTACTACGAAGGAAGAAACCAACCAATTAAAAAAAGAGATTGATGCTATAGAATCCCGACTAACGCTCTTAGAGCAACAAATAACCACATCACAACAATCTGAGGATTGA
- a CDS encoding NAD-dependent protein deacylase — translation MNIRIMEDVKKKLEAAENVVFFGGAGTSTESHIPDFRSASQGLYQKDAKGYPPEELLSHRMLRYKPEVFFEYYLNNLVYPEAKPNKAHKVLAEWEKQGKLKAIITQNIDGLHQMAGSKKVLEVHGSVLKNYCIDCREKETLEEMMNQKDRVPRCKKCNGIVRPDVVLYGESLDSEVLETAVWHISQADFLIVGGSSLVVHPAAGLINYYRGKDLLIINRDNTPYDHRARWTIRESIGQIMETLNSF, via the coding sequence ATGAATATAAGAATAATGGAAGACGTTAAGAAAAAACTTGAGGCAGCCGAAAATGTTGTTTTTTTTGGTGGAGCAGGAACATCTACCGAAAGTCATATACCTGATTTTCGATCTGCGTCCCAAGGTCTTTATCAGAAGGATGCAAAAGGTTATCCGCCAGAAGAGTTATTAAGTCATCGGATGCTTCGGTATAAACCGGAAGTTTTCTTTGAATATTACTTAAACAATCTTGTTTATCCAGAGGCAAAGCCGAACAAAGCACATAAAGTTTTGGCTGAGTGGGAAAAACAAGGAAAACTAAAGGCTATCATCACCCAGAATATTGATGGGCTGCATCAAATGGCAGGAAGTAAGAAGGTGTTGGAAGTACATGGTTCTGTTCTGAAAAACTATTGTATTGATTGCAGGGAAAAAGAAACCTTGGAAGAGATGATGAACCAGAAAGACAGGGTACCAAGATGTAAAAAATGTAACGGGATCGTCCGCCCGGATGTTGTCCTGTACGGTGAATCTCTCGATTCGGAAGTGTTAGAGACGGCCGTTTGGCATATTTCTCAGGCAGATTTTTTGATTGTTGGTGGAAGTTCTTTAGTAGTTCATCCAGCCGCAGGCCTAATTAATTATTATCGAGGAAAGGATCTTTTGATTATTAACCGCGACAATACCCCCTATGATCATAGGGCAAGATGGACGATAAGAGAGTCGATAGGCCAAATAATGGAAACACTGAACTCCTTTTGA
- a CDS encoding TetR family transcriptional regulator, producing MIGKLRLLRKKTYAIIMTESQSWEGWSIIEEREVINSKKNRIREAAIKVLSLKGLEKTKVSDVVKEAGVAQGTFYLYYDSKNALVPDIAEKMLLHMLKEMKGRISEEEPFRNQLQNIIEITFEITYLYRDVLGLCYSGMATTGFFQEWEQIYIPYYDWLEERIEKAQQRKDIRQDMQPSMIAKILVELMEGIAEQAYLFEGKKDKVVDYQKDLMNFSITALKCE from the coding sequence ATGATCGGAAAGCTTCGCTTGCTAAGAAAGAAGACTTATGCTATAATAATGACTGAGAGTCAGTCATGGGAAGGATGGTCTATTATAGAAGAAAGAGAAGTGATAAATAGTAAAAAGAATAGGATTAGAGAAGCAGCCATTAAAGTGCTTTCACTAAAAGGTCTGGAAAAAACAAAGGTTTCTGATGTTGTAAAGGAAGCGGGAGTCGCACAAGGAACATTTTACTTATATTACGATTCTAAAAATGCATTGGTACCTGATATTGCTGAGAAAATGTTGTTGCATATGTTAAAAGAAATGAAAGGCCGCATATCAGAGGAAGAACCGTTTCGAAACCAGCTGCAGAATATTATTGAAATTACTTTTGAGATAACCTATCTTTATCGGGATGTGTTAGGTCTATGCTACTCAGGAATGGCAACAACTGGTTTTTTTCAGGAATGGGAACAGATATATATACCATACTATGATTGGTTGGAAGAACGGATCGAGAAAGCACAACAGCGAAAAGATATCCGTCAGGATATGCAACCATCGATGATTGCAAAAATATTGGTTGAATTAATGGAAGGCATTGCTGAACAGGCTTACCTGTTTGAGGGCAAAAAAGATAAGGTGGTCGATTATCAAAAAGATTTGATGAACTTTTCAATAACGGCATTGAAATGTGAGTAA
- a CDS encoding cation diffusion facilitator family transporter, with amino-acid sequence MEADEADEADHAQFIKKMIKMSMAGTILFAVTGIFWGYLTNSRMILLDGLYSFLAVGLSGMSLWVVNFIERETESETKRFPFGKNMAEPAIIFLKSFVMIGLVLTTVTFAIQDLLGGGREVKINYTLVYVGFSAMFCLMVFVFLRRKGKNIQSDILKMEALEWKTDGLISLGSTLGFMLAGALGKTPLAGIVPYMDPIMVLVISLFLIKAPVQSMLGGFRELMRMAPEDKMQQKMNKIVSEIRNKYRFRESFCRVSKVGTALFIEIDFITDDGTRITTIKDTDAVREEIYKALQPIPYDPWLTVSFTEDKKWAI; translated from the coding sequence ATGGAAGCGGATGAAGCAGATGAAGCAGATCATGCGCAATTTATTAAAAAAATGATAAAAATGTCAATGGCAGGAACGATCCTATTTGCGGTTACAGGAATTTTTTGGGGCTACTTAACAAATTCACGGATGATCCTCTTAGATGGGCTCTATTCATTTCTGGCGGTAGGATTATCCGGGATGTCCCTATGGGTTGTTAATTTTATCGAGAGAGAGACAGAAAGCGAAACAAAAAGATTTCCCTTTGGGAAAAACATGGCTGAACCGGCTATTATTTTCTTGAAATCTTTTGTTATGATTGGGCTGGTATTAACAACGGTCACTTTTGCGATCCAAGATCTCTTGGGTGGTGGGCGTGAAGTAAAGATAAACTATACCTTGGTTTACGTAGGGTTTTCAGCTATGTTTTGTTTAATGGTTTTTGTATTTCTGCGTAGAAAAGGTAAAAATATACAGTCGGATATATTAAAGATGGAAGCGTTAGAATGGAAAACGGATGGGCTGATATCCCTAGGAAGTACGTTGGGATTTATGCTGGCAGGAGCACTTGGAAAAACACCTTTGGCTGGAATTGTTCCTTACATGGATCCCATTATGGTGCTGGTAATATCTTTATTTCTAATAAAGGCACCTGTTCAGTCAATGCTTGGTGGATTTAGAGAGCTGATGCGCATGGCGCCGGAAGATAAAATGCAGCAAAAGATGAATAAAATAGTATCAGAAATCAGAAATAAATATCGTTTTCGAGAATCTTTCTGTAGAGTTAGTAAAGTAGGAACAGCACTTTTTATTGAAATTGACTTTATTACCGATGACGGTACTCGTATTACTACCATTAAAGACACAGATGCTGTAAGGGAAGAAATTTACAAAGCATTACAGCCAATCCCTTATGATCCATGGTTAACGGTAAGCTTTACAGAAGATAAAAAATGGGCTATTTAG
- a CDS encoding polysaccharide deacetylase family protein has protein sequence MLLKSSRKLIITLATSLFVLISLVTLKVNGGFLPIENQSNPHSTKDAIIASESMNSNEINSVNTQEERKSQPSILYEESIRDFDTSQGSADFLPVLMYHHLLPAAENIFLEEAAVLNLEIFEIQMAYLADQGFTALTLKETEMFLLGELEIPKNSILITFDDGYSSEAVYAADILRQYHLRAASFLITSQIEDSTQCFHPHTLSYLSWDQIQENRDVFEYAHHSHDMHHLKNGNSLLVESCEKTQKEDLRTSLSLLKSPYYAYPYGHKDDDLIEILKKKDYRMAFTTQEKLARPGDNLFQIGRYGITYHISFSRFQDIVHGH, from the coding sequence ATGTTACTTAAAAGCAGCAGGAAATTAATTATCACTCTAGCAACTTCGCTATTTGTATTGATAAGTCTGGTAACACTGAAGGTCAATGGTGGATTTTTACCTATCGAGAATCAGTCAAATCCTCATTCTACAAAGGATGCAATCATAGCTTCTGAATCGATGAATTCCAATGAAATCAACAGTGTCAATACTCAGGAAGAGAGGAAATCACAGCCTTCTATACTTTATGAAGAAAGCATACGTGATTTTGATACAAGCCAAGGAAGTGCTGATTTTCTTCCAGTTCTCATGTACCATCACTTATTACCGGCAGCGGAAAACATCTTTTTAGAAGAAGCAGCCGTATTGAATCTAGAGATTTTCGAGATTCAAATGGCTTATTTAGCAGACCAGGGTTTTACGGCACTAACATTAAAGGAAACCGAGATGTTTCTTTTGGGTGAGCTTGAAATCCCCAAAAATTCCATCTTAATAACCTTTGATGATGGTTATTCAAGTGAAGCCGTTTATGCAGCAGACATCTTACGTCAATATCATTTAAGAGCTGCAAGCTTCTTAATTACCTCTCAGATTGAAGATTCAACACAATGCTTTCACCCTCACACTTTAAGTTATCTTTCCTGGGATCAAATTCAAGAAAACAGAGACGTTTTTGAATATGCACACCATTCCCATGATATGCATCACTTAAAAAATGGAAACAGTCTGTTAGTTGAAAGCTGTGAAAAGACTCAAAAGGAAGACTTAAGGACTTCTCTCTCTTTGCTGAAAAGTCCTTATTATGCCTACCCTTATGGACATAAAGATGATGATCTGATCGAAATATTGAAGAAAAAAGATTACCGCATGGCCTTTACTACCCAAGAAAAATTAGCACGTCCCGGGGATAATCTTTTCCAAATCGGTCGTTATGGCATTACTTATCACATTTCCTTTTCTCGTTTTCAAGACATTGTCCATGGCCATTAA